A region of Halalkaliarchaeum desulfuricum DNA encodes the following proteins:
- a CDS encoding metal ABC transporter ATP-binding protein: MSSVIDVENVTFAYGNTVAVEDVTLSVEEGTFLGLIGPNGSGKTTLLHLMIGLKRPDRGSVELFGEPAHAFEDGQRIGYVAQRSGDRGEAMPVTVRETVLMGRFAHAGHGRLRERDYESAAEALETVGIDHLAERRISQLSGGQRQRAFIARALASEADLLALDEPTVGVDADSQDQFYALLDDLNRRGMTIILIEHEVDVLTQHVDTVACINRQLHHHGDTVSFMESDAIAETYGVGAGILEHDHP, translated from the coding sequence GTGAGCTCCGTCATCGACGTCGAAAACGTCACCTTCGCCTACGGGAACACCGTCGCGGTCGAGGACGTGACGCTGTCGGTCGAGGAAGGGACGTTCCTCGGGTTGATCGGGCCGAACGGCTCCGGGAAGACCACCCTGCTTCACCTCATGATCGGACTGAAGCGCCCCGACCGCGGTTCGGTCGAACTGTTCGGCGAACCGGCCCACGCGTTCGAGGACGGACAGCGGATCGGTTACGTCGCCCAGCGGTCGGGTGACCGGGGCGAGGCGATGCCCGTCACCGTCCGGGAAACGGTTTTGATGGGCCGGTTCGCCCACGCCGGGCACGGACGCCTGCGGGAGCGGGATTACGAGTCCGCCGCAGAGGCACTGGAAACCGTCGGCATCGACCACCTCGCCGAGCGACGGATCAGCCAGCTGTCGGGCGGGCAGCGCCAGCGGGCGTTCATCGCCCGGGCGCTGGCGTCGGAGGCGGATCTGCTCGCGCTCGACGAGCCGACGGTCGGCGTCGACGCCGACTCTCAGGATCAGTTTTACGCGCTACTGGACGATCTCAACCGCCGGGGGATGACGATCATCCTCATCGAACACGAGGTCGACGTGCTCACCCAACACGTGGACACGGTGGCGTGTATCAACCGCCAGCTGCACCACCACGGCGACACGGTGTCGTTCATGGAAAGCGACGCCATCGCCGAGACGTACGGCGTCGGCGCCGGAATCCTCGAACACGACCATCCATGA
- a CDS encoding winged helix-turn-helix domain-containing protein, whose protein sequence is MTDDPSPDGPDEFPSEEEIPDEPVTVDAIDPFSVDDDDFEDIDDFAAAEWKNQSTADERIRTVINRTTTPKSASDISDTALVSETKARTTLNKLAEEGIVRSHQTDSGKLYSRDPEWHLLKQIRKLASSETLVNQIQRIKQELTEYKSKYDVNGPEELLISDKELDQNELDDISHWRTAERELSHLRAAYRLKEAKEQASIVGEPEERRTGNQTTTPSNNQAPLQ, encoded by the coding sequence ATGACTGACGACCCATCTCCCGACGGCCCCGACGAGTTCCCCTCTGAAGAGGAGATCCCGGACGAACCGGTGACCGTGGATGCTATTGATCCATTCAGTGTTGATGACGACGACTTTGAAGACATCGATGACTTCGCCGCCGCAGAGTGGAAAAACCAGAGCACTGCGGACGAACGAATTCGCACGGTGATCAACAGAACGACGACTCCGAAATCGGCGTCCGACATCTCAGACACAGCTCTCGTCTCAGAAACAAAAGCCAGAACGACACTCAACAAGCTTGCTGAAGAAGGCATCGTTAGAAGTCATCAGACCGACTCGGGAAAGCTATACAGCCGAGATCCAGAGTGGCATCTTCTCAAACAGATCAGGAAACTCGCCAGCAGCGAAACGCTTGTCAATCAAATCCAGCGAATAAAACAAGAACTCACAGAGTACAAATCCAAATATGACGTGAATGGCCCAGAGGAACTTCTGATTTCAGACAAGGAACTCGACCAGAATGAACTCGACGACATCTCTCACTGGCGGACAGCAGAACGAGAATTAAGCCACCTCAGAGCGGCATACCGCCTGAAAGAAGCAAAAGAGCAGGCGTCAATCGTCGGTGAACCGGAAGAGAGGCGCACGGGTAATCAAACAACAACACCCAGTAATAATCAGGCCCCACTCCAATAA
- the cysK gene encoding cysteine synthase A, whose translation MTARESTQPELNAVGSVDELIGDTPLVRLDSFADNLYCKLESANPYSVKDRIAREIIDAAERDGALQPGGTVVEATSGNTGIGLASVCAARGYDCVLTMPESMSEERRTMLSALGAELELTPAEDGMGGANERAEEILSEYENAIMARQFANEANPTAHRKTTGPEIWADTCGEVDAVVAGVGTGGTITGVAEYIKEEQGNESFTAVAVEPAASPTITEQCSDGHNIQGIGPGFLPDVVRTELIDEVRGIEDEEAKRTARMLGTREGILVGISSGAALSAAREYALEHPDELVVVVLPDTGERYLSTDLFDEDA comes from the coding sequence ATGACAGCGAGAGAGTCCACCCAACCGGAGCTGAACGCCGTGGGGTCGGTCGACGAGTTGATCGGCGACACGCCGCTTGTGCGACTCGATTCGTTCGCGGACAACCTCTATTGCAAGCTCGAGTCCGCAAATCCCTACTCGGTGAAGGATCGGATCGCCAGAGAGATCATCGACGCCGCCGAACGCGACGGCGCCCTCCAGCCGGGCGGGACGGTCGTCGAGGCCACCAGCGGCAACACCGGCATCGGGCTCGCGTCGGTGTGTGCCGCCCGGGGGTACGACTGCGTGTTGACGATGCCCGAATCGATGTCCGAGGAGCGCCGGACGATGCTGTCGGCGCTGGGAGCCGAACTGGAGCTGACTCCCGCCGAGGACGGCATGGGCGGGGCCAACGAGCGTGCAGAAGAGATCCTCTCGGAATACGAAAACGCGATCATGGCCCGCCAGTTCGCGAACGAAGCGAATCCCACTGCCCACCGCAAGACCACCGGGCCCGAGATCTGGGCGGACACCTGCGGCGAGGTCGACGCCGTCGTCGCTGGCGTTGGCACCGGCGGGACGATCACCGGCGTGGCCGAATATATCAAAGAAGAGCAGGGGAACGAATCGTTCACCGCAGTCGCAGTCGAACCGGCCGCGTCGCCGACGATCACCGAGCAGTGTTCCGACGGCCACAACATCCAGGGAATCGGGCCCGGATTTCTGCCGGACGTCGTCCGGACGGAGCTGATCGACGAGGTCCGCGGCATCGAGGACGAGGAGGCGAAGCGGACCGCACGGATGCTCGGAACTCGGGAGGGTATCCTGGTCGGGATCTCCTCGGGTGCGGCGTTGTCGGCAGCGCGGGAGTACGCGCTGGAACATCCCGACGAACTCGTTGTCGTCGTCCTGCCGGACACCGGCGAGCGGTACCTCTCGACGGACCTGTTCGACGAGGACGCCTAA
- a CDS encoding twin-arginine translocation signal domain-containing protein, with amino-acid sequence MERSRRTFVKSSLGVVAAGTLAGCAGGDPGDSDGTHEPEETPEPTPEPTPEPDTHSVTLLVEGVGEDYDHEDDEDDDNHDEGLDEHAIEHACGHMQYDEPESLEGGSSGDDAPVIHTTHLPFDVTFEDGGGYVVFEVDDHDDDHDDDHDDDDHDDDHDDDDHDDDDHDDDDHDDDDHDDSSRFGFFTQGGTVEVVDGQFHHEEHGVEECDEIDAYAVAESHEGTVTIRVYAD; translated from the coding sequence ATGGAGCGATCACGGAGAACGTTCGTAAAGTCCAGTCTCGGTGTCGTCGCCGCGGGTACACTCGCCGGCTGTGCCGGGGGGGATCCAGGGGATTCCGACGGAACACACGAACCGGAAGAGACGCCCGAACCGACGCCTGAACCGACGCCCGAGCCGGACACTCACTCAGTAACGCTTCTCGTCGAGGGCGTCGGGGAAGATTACGACCACGAAGACGACGAAGACGACGACAATCACGACGAAGGACTCGACGAACACGCGATCGAACACGCGTGTGGCCACATGCAGTACGACGAACCCGAATCGCTCGAAGGGGGCTCATCCGGCGACGATGCTCCTGTGATCCACACCACTCACCTGCCGTTCGACGTCACGTTCGAAGACGGCGGTGGATACGTCGTATTCGAAGTCGATGACCACGACGACGACCACGACGACGACCACGACGACGACGACCACGACGACGACCACGACGACGACGACCACGACGACGACGACCACGACGACGACGACCACGACGACGACGATCACGACGACAGCTCCCGCTTCGGATTCTTCACCCAGGGCGGAACTGTCGAGGTCGTGGACGGACAGTTCCACCACGAGGAACATGGCGTCGAGGAGTGCGACGAAATAGACGCGTACGCCGTCGCCGAATCGCACGAGGGTACAGTAACGATCCGCGTTTACGCCGACTAG
- a CDS encoding ATP-binding protein encodes MDHFVDRDDELSRLRGCYESDDAEMVVVFGRRRLGKTQLVQHSLSDRDDAVVYQATETTSQIQLDEFVDVASESFPGITQIKQNWEALLGYLGDQDGIVVLDEFPYLIDADESLPSVIQRLWDQRLQNTSGTLILVGSSISMMEEATLLGNSPLYGRFTERLDLRPLSFAAAQEFVPDEYSAEERVFTWGIFGGVPYYLDGVDLEQDLETILTEEVLSQKGYLHNEPEYVLRTELTEPNRYFAILTAIAAGKTTSNEIAQAIGIDGKQISAYTQKLERLRLIEREVPITEEKAKSRRGRYRILDPLFRFWFRFVYGKEDRYERLGENAYDAVIEPELPDFVSHEFERLCQDALPGLYPDEAFLDLGRWWYKEHEVDVVGFTTDGTVVVGECKFTNAPLNYGALASLEDNAAEIRWTPDIGEKDIKYALFSRSGATQSVQEAVSERGDVQLFELEDVTRHA; translated from the coding sequence ATGGACCACTTCGTGGACCGAGACGATGAACTCTCTCGGCTACGCGGATGTTATGAATCCGATGACGCAGAGATGGTCGTGGTTTTCGGTCGGCGACGTCTCGGAAAGACACAGCTCGTCCAACACTCGCTCTCGGACCGTGACGACGCAGTCGTCTATCAGGCCACGGAGACCACCTCCCAAATACAGCTTGACGAGTTCGTCGATGTCGCCTCCGAAAGCTTTCCCGGCATCACGCAGATCAAACAGAACTGGGAAGCGCTGCTCGGGTATCTAGGAGATCAGGACGGGATCGTGGTTCTGGACGAATTCCCCTACCTCATCGACGCCGACGAGAGCCTCCCTTCGGTCATTCAGCGACTGTGGGACCAGCGGCTCCAGAACACCTCGGGAACGCTCATTCTGGTCGGATCGTCGATCAGTATGATGGAAGAAGCGACGCTTCTCGGGAACAGTCCATTGTACGGACGGTTCACCGAACGACTTGACCTCCGGCCTCTCAGTTTTGCTGCTGCACAGGAGTTCGTTCCGGACGAATATTCGGCCGAAGAACGGGTTTTTACGTGGGGCATCTTCGGTGGCGTCCCGTACTATCTCGATGGCGTCGATCTCGAACAGGACCTCGAAACGATTCTCACCGAGGAAGTGCTCTCCCAGAAGGGATACCTCCATAACGAACCGGAGTACGTACTCCGGACCGAACTCACGGAACCGAACCGGTACTTTGCGATCCTCACCGCCATCGCCGCCGGAAAGACAACGTCGAACGAGATCGCCCAGGCGATAGGAATCGATGGAAAGCAGATCTCGGCGTACACACAGAAGTTGGAGCGTCTGCGGCTCATCGAGCGGGAGGTCCCGATCACCGAAGAGAAGGCGAAGTCACGCCGGGGGCGCTATCGAATCCTCGATCCCCTGTTCCGGTTCTGGTTCCGGTTCGTCTACGGCAAGGAGGATCGATACGAACGGCTCGGAGAGAACGCGTACGACGCCGTCATCGAACCGGAGCTCCCGGACTTCGTGAGTCACGAATTCGAGAGACTTTGCCAAGACGCACTCCCGGGCCTCTACCCCGACGAAGCGTTCCTGGATCTCGGACGATGGTGGTACAAGGAGCACGAAGTTGACGTCGTTGGATTCACCACGGACGGCACGGTAGTCGTGGGTGAATGCAAGTTCACCAACGCTCCGCTCAACTACGGAGCTCTTGCTTCCCTCGAAGACAATGCCGCCGAAATTCGCTGGACGCCGGACATCGGTGAGAAAGACATCAAGTACGCGTTATTCTCCCGGAGTGGTGCGACGCAGTCGGTTCAGGAAGCGGTGTCCGAGCGCGGTGACGTACAACTATTCGAGCTCGAAGATGTCACGAGACACGCGTAG
- a CDS encoding fasciclin domain-containing protein, protein MTYTNRRNVLRGVAGLGIALTGGVGTAAASGRSGASGDDTIVDVAVADDDFDVLVAAVEEAGLVDVLSGNRQLTVFAPTDEAFGELGVTAENVGEIDFEEEVGASLAEILTYHVTSGRRYSESVVNAPRVEMLNGEDVDVDGTELNDEQAEIVGTDIEASNGVIHVIDGVLLP, encoded by the coding sequence ATGACATACACTAACAGACGAAACGTTTTGCGGGGAGTGGCGGGACTGGGAATCGCGCTTACAGGCGGCGTCGGGACGGCAGCTGCAAGCGGGCGATCCGGTGCAAGTGGCGACGACACCATTGTCGACGTGGCAGTCGCGGATGATGACTTCGACGTGCTGGTGGCGGCGGTCGAGGAAGCCGGGCTGGTGGACGTACTGAGCGGGAACCGTCAGTTGACCGTCTTCGCACCGACGGACGAGGCGTTCGGCGAACTTGGTGTCACGGCTGAAAACGTCGGTGAAATCGATTTCGAGGAGGAAGTGGGCGCATCGCTCGCTGAGATCCTCACCTACCACGTCACTTCGGGCCGCCGATACTCCGAATCCGTCGTCAACGCACCGCGCGTCGAGATGTTGAACGGCGAGGACGTCGACGTCGACGGTACCGAGCTGAACGACGAACAGGCCGAAATCGTCGGTACCGATATCGAGGCCTCGAACGGCGTCATCCACGTCATCGACGGCGTGCTGCTGCCCTGA
- a CDS encoding metal ABC transporter permease has product MTGEDADRNGRESAVDGGSVAPEQPVGVSDTAVERVVGGWTPREQVELVGIGLTAVLAAVMLAFIGIDWLRDAPGVLGVFGTLAFDRYLAVGVVLDGLLGTNVFRHPFMWRAIATGVLVAIVGPLVGTYLVHRQMALIGETLAHTAFAGVAVGFLFIAVTGWTGSLLFVALVVSVLGALGLQWLAEHTDAYGDVPVAIVLTGSFAVGTLLISWGRDFVAISIDIEDFLFGSLAIVTAEGAQLVAAMSVGVVALVAYNYKQFLFITFDEQAARVARLNVRWYNALLIVMTAVVVVGAMQILGVILVAGLLVIPVAAASQIAHSFRETLFLSILFGQVSVLGGLAFAISASLPPGGSIIVVAIGIYLLAVAASDRSIGGISVH; this is encoded by the coding sequence ATGACGGGGGAAGACGCCGATCGAAACGGTAGGGAGTCGGCGGTCGACGGTGGGAGCGTTGCTCCCGAACAGCCGGTGGGCGTGTCCGACACCGCCGTCGAGCGGGTTGTCGGTGGCTGGACTCCCCGTGAACAGGTCGAGCTCGTCGGGATCGGTCTGACTGCCGTGCTCGCGGCGGTGATGCTCGCGTTTATCGGCATCGACTGGCTGCGCGACGCGCCTGGCGTGCTGGGAGTGTTCGGCACGCTCGCGTTCGATCGCTATCTCGCGGTCGGCGTCGTGCTCGATGGACTGCTGGGGACGAACGTCTTCCGGCACCCGTTCATGTGGCGCGCGATCGCGACGGGGGTGCTGGTCGCGATCGTCGGCCCGCTGGTCGGGACGTATCTCGTCCACCGTCAGATGGCGTTGATCGGCGAGACGCTCGCCCACACCGCGTTCGCGGGTGTCGCGGTCGGCTTCCTCTTTATTGCAGTGACCGGCTGGACGGGCTCGCTTCTGTTCGTGGCGCTGGTGGTGAGCGTGCTTGGGGCGCTCGGGCTCCAGTGGCTCGCCGAACACACCGACGCCTACGGCGACGTGCCGGTGGCGATCGTGCTGACGGGGAGTTTCGCGGTCGGCACCCTGCTCATCAGCTGGGGGCGGGACTTCGTCGCGATCTCGATCGATATCGAGGACTTCCTGTTCGGCAGCCTCGCGATCGTCACCGCCGAGGGGGCCCAGCTCGTGGCCGCCATGTCGGTGGGGGTCGTCGCGCTCGTTGCATACAACTACAAGCAGTTTTTGTTCATCACGTTCGACGAGCAGGCCGCCCGGGTCGCCCGGCTGAACGTCCGGTGGTACAACGCGCTGTTGATCGTGATGACCGCAGTCGTCGTGGTCGGGGCGATGCAGATCCTCGGCGTGATCCTGGTCGCCGGCCTGCTGGTGATCCCGGTCGCCGCCGCCTCCCAGATCGCCCACAGCTTCCGGGAGACGCTGTTTCTCTCGATCCTGTTCGGTCAGGTGTCGGTACTGGGTGGGCTGGCGTTCGCGATCTCGGCGAGCCTCCCGCCGGGCGGTTCGATCATCGTCGTCGCCATCGGGATCTACCTGCTCGCGGTCGCCGCCTCGGATCGGTCGATCGGCGGCATCTCGGTGCACTGA
- a CDS encoding tyrosine-type recombinase/integrase: MSSNNEVGEKPEDLTGIHKELHDKYCAFLKGSGKDTTLQTRRSCLRQWMVYCQRNEIDPKTSKESHVREFVDQNLHKADTMVASLLSTVSVFYIWACNRNYCETNPAENVSLDDTDYNHIKPQTSQKVKILKQRGDTDDAVIAIPPEDVQKIFEHPGSPAIRNELLLRLLYQTGVRSVELANVRLRDIDFGKREIRINSAKADPGDDNYIRYVYYHENLDYLMREWVEKQRHSYPTANESDYLFLTQQSPQMRPTYISRIVKEQAKEAGVNEPIGEDANGNTRWLVTAHTLRHSMASHSANGTHPADPDEDGIPVHMLAKVLGHRKLDTTMKYVSTDWQQIRKVVRERGPR; this comes from the coding sequence ATGTCCAGCAATAACGAGGTAGGCGAAAAGCCGGAGGATCTCACCGGCATCCACAAAGAGCTCCACGATAAGTACTGCGCGTTTCTGAAAGGGAGCGGGAAGGACACGACACTCCAGACGCGACGATCGTGTCTCCGCCAGTGGATGGTCTACTGCCAACGCAACGAGATCGACCCGAAAACGTCTAAAGAAAGCCACGTTCGAGAGTTCGTCGATCAGAACCTCCACAAGGCAGATACGATGGTTGCCTCACTCCTGTCTACCGTCTCAGTCTTCTACATCTGGGCCTGTAACCGCAACTACTGTGAGACGAACCCGGCGGAGAACGTCTCACTGGACGACACCGACTACAATCACATAAAGCCGCAAACCTCACAGAAAGTCAAGATCCTAAAGCAACGCGGTGATACCGACGACGCTGTCATCGCCATCCCGCCCGAGGACGTCCAGAAGATATTCGAGCACCCTGGGTCGCCGGCAATACGAAACGAACTGCTACTCCGCTTGCTCTACCAAACCGGTGTCCGATCTGTCGAACTGGCGAACGTGCGACTCCGCGACATCGACTTCGGAAAACGCGAAATCCGCATCAACTCCGCGAAGGCCGACCCAGGCGACGATAACTACATCCGGTACGTCTACTACCACGAGAACTTGGACTACCTGATGCGAGAATGGGTCGAGAAACAGCGTCACTCGTACCCAACCGCGAACGAATCGGACTACCTCTTCCTGACACAGCAATCACCACAGATGAGACCGACCTATATCAGCCGGATCGTCAAAGAGCAGGCCAAGGAAGCGGGCGTCAACGAGCCGATCGGCGAGGACGCGAACGGGAACACGCGATGGCTCGTGACTGCTCACACGCTCCGCCACTCGATGGCCTCTCACTCAGCGAACGGCACCCATCCCGCAGATCCTGACGAAGACGGGATCCCGGTCCACATGCTCGCCAAAGTGCTCGGGCACCGAAAACTGGATACGACGATGAAGTACGTCTCAACCGACTGGCAACAGATCCGGAAGGTCGTTCGAGAGCGCGGTCCACGATAA
- a CDS encoding substrate-binding domain-containing protein, which produces MAQSKEPVVGRITRRRALAAVGAVGTIAVAGCTGGADGGEGLSGPIDASGSNTVAPITSWAGENFQDAYPDVLVDVDPQGTGAGFQEFCRANSDIQSASRLITRKADRGEGRTVSLDTGTLDADDLESQSRRPRRGIGRRRHPDARKTLPGRRQDGADRPLRGRSRRTSVGGRGGGRGR; this is translated from the coding sequence ATGGCACAAAGCAAGGAACCTGTTGTTGGACGGATCACCCGGCGAAGAGCACTCGCTGCGGTCGGCGCGGTCGGAACGATTGCAGTTGCCGGCTGTACTGGTGGGGCAGACGGAGGTGAGGGTCTCTCGGGACCGATCGACGCGTCCGGAAGCAACACTGTCGCGCCGATCACTTCCTGGGCGGGCGAGAACTTCCAGGACGCGTATCCGGACGTGCTCGTCGACGTCGACCCGCAGGGGACCGGTGCCGGGTTCCAGGAGTTCTGTCGCGCGAACTCGGACATCCAGAGCGCGAGCCGCCTGATTACCCGAAAGGCCGACCGCGGGGAGGGGCGGACGGTCAGTCTCGATACCGGGACACTGGACGCTGACGACCTGGAATCGCAGTCACGACGGCCCCGTCGAGGGATCGGCCGCAGACGGCATCCGGACGCTCGGAAAACGCTCCCGGGACGTCGTCAGGACGGTGCTGACCGGCCTCTTCGAGGGAGATCACGCCGAACTTCGGTCGGCGGCCGCGGCGGCGGACGCGGTCGTTGA
- a CDS encoding metal ABC transporter solute-binding protein, Zn/Mn family, whose product MNYTRRSVLKSGLGAAAVGTTAGCLGDATSDNVRGYASFFALWDWAQQVGGDRFPFENPVEVGRMGHGWSPDGDLVRDIAGTECFLYLDTPEFSWAQNIAGELERDYDDVHVIDAMEGLEPYLIPFDTDPMPEPDYGPEYDPEDLLFEEFDIYDRRSNEQLGYWHVEHWHGGVPDVAVDAAVPIGIVIEDEQGRVVPLGDDEPYRVDARLADGADADVVEIESRGDRVVFHGRSVGSTAVVFEIYYEGELVYDTADEPAGVDVVESTAGGSNGDGESDGAREYHDPHVWTDPVLAVRTVERIAADLAEIDPEHADEYAENASAYAERLREVDSQFETLVDEADRDVAVLAGHDSFQYLERRYGFELRTPVGVTADAAESFDDVSRLIDVIEQRDIDTVLYDPFEAHDPDEELPQMVEVIFEHTDIEEAMPLTPAEGTTPEWQENGWGWVEQMEEINLPSLRAALGA is encoded by the coding sequence ATGAACTACACGCGTCGCTCCGTCCTCAAATCGGGGCTCGGCGCCGCCGCGGTCGGAACGACGGCGGGCTGTCTCGGCGACGCCACCTCCGACAACGTGCGGGGCTACGCGTCGTTTTTCGCGCTGTGGGACTGGGCCCAGCAGGTCGGCGGCGATCGGTTCCCGTTCGAGAACCCGGTCGAGGTCGGCCGTATGGGCCACGGCTGGAGCCCGGACGGGGATCTCGTGCGGGACATCGCCGGCACCGAGTGTTTTCTCTATCTCGATACCCCGGAGTTCTCCTGGGCGCAAAACATCGCGGGGGAACTCGAACGGGATTACGACGACGTCCACGTGATCGACGCGATGGAGGGACTGGAGCCGTATCTGATCCCCTTCGACACGGACCCGATGCCCGAACCCGACTACGGTCCCGAGTACGACCCTGAAGACCTGCTGTTCGAGGAGTTCGACATCTACGACCGGCGCTCGAACGAGCAACTCGGCTACTGGCACGTCGAACACTGGCACGGCGGTGTCCCCGACGTGGCCGTCGACGCTGCCGTGCCGATCGGGATCGTCATCGAGGACGAGCAGGGGCGTGTCGTCCCGCTCGGCGACGACGAGCCGTATCGGGTCGACGCACGGCTGGCCGACGGCGCGGACGCCGACGTCGTCGAGATCGAATCCCGGGGCGACCGGGTCGTGTTTCACGGCCGGTCGGTGGGCAGCACCGCGGTCGTCTTCGAGATCTACTACGAGGGCGAACTCGTCTACGACACGGCCGATGAACCAGCCGGCGTCGACGTGGTGGAGTCGACGGCCGGAGGGTCCAATGGGGACGGGGAATCCGACGGGGCCAGGGAGTATCACGATCCCCACGTCTGGACCGATCCGGTGCTCGCCGTCAGGACGGTCGAACGGATCGCCGCGGACCTCGCCGAGATCGACCCCGAGCACGCCGACGAGTACGCCGAGAACGCGTCCGCGTACGCCGAGCGTTTGCGGGAGGTCGACAGCCAGTTCGAGACGCTGGTGGACGAGGCCGATCGCGACGTCGCCGTCCTCGCCGGACACGATTCCTTCCAGTATCTCGAACGGCGGTACGGCTTCGAGCTTCGGACGCCGGTCGGCGTGACTGCCGACGCCGCGGAGTCGTTCGACGACGTCTCCAGGCTCATCGACGTGATCGAGCAGCGCGATATCGACACCGTTCTGTACGACCCGTTCGAAGCACACGATCCGGACGAGGAGCTTCCGCAGATGGTCGAGGTCATCTTCGAGCACACCGACATCGAGGAGGCGATGCCGCTTACCCCCGCAGAGGGGACGACCCCGGAGTGGCAGGAGAACGGCTGGGGATGGGTCGAACAGATGGAGGAGATCAACCTGCCGTCGCTCCGGGCGGCACTGGGGGCATAA